In Turicibacter sanguinis, a genomic segment contains:
- a CDS encoding MATE family efflux transporter, whose amino-acid sequence MTKKFLSYAIPSALAMFVASLYTVIDGIFIGAGVGDTALAAINLVIPLTIMLFGMATMFAVGGGALISKNLGNNDPQKANHLFRQVFKFLLIISLVISFICVIFTGPIVKGLGATPDLMSDAKTYLRFYSLFCIPNIIGIALNSFIRNDSRPKLAMIATILGAITNITLDYLFIFPLQMGLRGAAIATGLGQIVTVAILLPHFIKKRGSLSFGNVKLDFTVIKEFSSIGFPSFFAEAAFSIIIFLTNIALIQTVGEQAITSYSITNYLTTPIYMLLLGLAFGAQPLLSYHFGAKEPHTMLKYYRLTIITSCIINLIFIGLCFFLGRQMISIFTQDAQIINMTYIGLNIVNLAFTVIGINLATTIYYQAIEQPKYSNWICACRCIIFLPVVLLILSFLFGIHGIWASLLVSELFTMLTFYFRTNMTQLTTNAIETYA is encoded by the coding sequence ATGACTAAAAAGTTTTTAAGCTATGCCATTCCCTCAGCACTAGCCATGTTCGTAGCTTCCCTATACACCGTCATTGACGGAATCTTCATCGGAGCTGGAGTTGGAGACACAGCCCTGGCTGCCATTAATCTTGTCATTCCTCTAACCATCATGTTATTTGGAATGGCAACTATGTTTGCTGTTGGTGGTGGCGCTTTAATTTCCAAAAATCTCGGAAACAATGACCCCCAAAAAGCTAACCACCTGTTTAGGCAAGTCTTTAAATTTTTACTCATCATTAGCTTGGTGATTAGTTTTATTTGTGTTATCTTCACAGGTCCTATTGTCAAAGGACTTGGTGCAACCCCTGATTTAATGAGCGATGCTAAAACATACCTCAGATTCTATTCACTATTTTGCATTCCAAACATCATTGGAATTGCCTTAAATAGTTTTATCCGAAATGACAGTCGTCCAAAACTAGCGATGATAGCAACCATCCTTGGAGCCATCACTAACATCACCCTTGATTATCTCTTCATTTTCCCGCTTCAAATGGGATTACGTGGTGCTGCCATCGCAACAGGGCTTGGACAAATCGTAACCGTAGCAATTCTACTTCCACACTTCATCAAAAAACGTGGATCGCTAAGCTTTGGAAACGTCAAATTAGACTTTACCGTCATCAAAGAATTTTCAAGTATTGGATTCCCATCCTTCTTTGCTGAAGCCGCCTTTTCCATTATTATCTTTCTGACAAACATCGCCCTAATCCAAACCGTTGGTGAACAAGCCATCACCTCATACAGCATCACCAACTACCTGACCACTCCAATCTACATGCTATTACTTGGTTTAGCATTCGGAGCACAACCTCTTTTAAGCTACCATTTTGGAGCCAAAGAACCTCACACCATGTTAAAATACTATCGATTAACCATTATCACATCTTGTATCATTAATCTCATCTTTATTGGGCTCTGTTTCTTCTTAGGACGTCAAATGATCAGTATTTTCACCCAAGATGCACAAATTATTAATATGACCTATATCGGGCTTAATATCGTCAACCTTGCCTTCACCGTAATTGGCATCAATTTAGCGACTACCATCTATTATCAAGCGATTGAACAACCAAAATACTCAAACTGGATTTGTGCTTGTCGCTGTATCATCTTTTTACCCGTTGTCCTACTCATCCTGTCATTCCTTTTTGGCATTCATGGTATTTGGGCAAGTCTACTCGTCTCAGAACTTTTCACGATGCTGACCTTCTATTTCAGAACCAATATGACTCAACTAACAACTAACGCTATCGAAACTTATGCCTAA
- a CDS encoding MerR family transcriptional regulator has protein sequence MSTYFTIGEIANMYNLSIQTLRHYDKIGLLSPAYTNPKTGYRYYSIQQFVKIDFIKHGKALGMTLDEIKVLIKKDLDLFALTDVLNKQKLQIKQKIIELQEIEQHINNLQARLSEVETFGLNKPFLKSEDSRHFIRYNYVSKNEIEVEINIRNVVLDMETKYGRHNSELVLEANYEILKSENRVQYDQMLIKLLDSTSSNTTLEAGTYATLFYDDHYGNNKIYYSQLEEFISKQRLTPLSDVYEFVIMPRIDQNGIEKSITQLQVLVKKS, from the coding sequence ATGTCTACCTATTTTACAATTGGTGAAATTGCGAACATGTACAACCTTTCCATCCAAACATTAAGACATTACGATAAAATTGGACTTCTAAGTCCTGCTTATACTAACCCTAAAACGGGATATCGCTACTACTCGATTCAGCAATTCGTTAAAATTGACTTCATCAAACATGGAAAAGCACTTGGCATGACACTAGATGAAATTAAAGTATTAATAAAAAAAGACCTCGACTTATTCGCTTTAACAGACGTTTTAAATAAGCAAAAACTTCAAATCAAACAAAAAATAATTGAACTTCAAGAAATTGAACAACACATCAACAATCTACAGGCAAGGTTATCTGAAGTTGAAACCTTTGGCCTAAATAAACCCTTTTTAAAAAGCGAAGACAGTCGTCACTTTATTCGCTACAACTACGTTTCAAAAAATGAAATTGAAGTTGAAATCAACATCCGAAATGTCGTACTTGATATGGAAACTAAATATGGTCGTCATAACTCTGAACTCGTACTGGAAGCCAACTATGAGATTTTAAAATCAGAAAATCGTGTTCAGTACGATCAAATGCTCATTAAACTATTAGATTCTACCTCTTCAAACACAACATTAGAAGCGGGAACCTATGCGACATTATTTTATGACGACCATTATGGAAACAATAAAATCTATTATAGTCAACTAGAAGAGTTTATCTCTAAGCAACGACTAACCCCACTTAGCGATGTTTATGAATTTGTGATTATGCCTCGTATTGATCAAAATGGGATTGAAAAATCCATCACCCAACTTCAAGTCCTAGTCAAAAAATCCTGA
- a CDS encoding universal stress protein, which produces MYRNILVAVDDSEKSKLALNSAIHSAVVFNSKLTICHIKKNTIIYTPIDPTGMLSTTHIFKQDFSNYMDEELEKYKEMALNQGVKEVEIVQTYSSSPGLAIAEVIAPGYEVDLIVCGASNKSGFDRFLLGSVSFDIVKHAKCDVNIIRNHEK; this is translated from the coding sequence ATGTATCGTAATATCTTAGTGGCCGTTGATGATAGTGAAAAGTCAAAATTAGCCCTCAACTCTGCTATACATTCTGCTGTTGTATTTAATTCAAAATTGACGATTTGTCATATTAAAAAAAATACCATTATCTATACTCCAATTGATCCAACTGGAATGTTATCAACCACTCATATTTTCAAACAAGATTTCTCAAATTACATGGATGAAGAATTAGAGAAATACAAAGAAATGGCTTTGAATCAAGGCGTTAAAGAGGTTGAGATTGTCCAAACGTATAGTTCATCACCAGGGCTTGCAATTGCTGAAGTTATTGCTCCGGGATATGAGGTAGACTTAATTGTATGTGGAGCAAGTAATAAATCTGGATTTGACCGTTTCTTACTTGGAAGCGTCTCATTCGATATTGTAAAGCATGCAAAATGCGATGTTAACATCATTCGTAATCACGAAAAATAA
- a CDS encoding GerAB/ArcD/ProY family transporter: protein MKKPLSTAQLVILLFFCRHYSLLTYTNSEQALEASLYAIVIADIINLLFLIPVFLLLKKNHSRNLMAIAQDISPFLNKLIYLVLFVFFILTTFISLTEFGTFMTTTIFPTTSSAIILFSMLIFCMYAAINGLETIAKTASLLLPMIIIGILLITFFSMSNIDFDNFRPILENPILTIIKRAWTISIRNIELVALIYLLPFFNGSNKKVVGGFLGSYTVSHALLIFMTIAVLGEYAYVQQYPSYSIATVAKFSIFQRLDSLYMGIWVFTGFIRISLNLWLSIHLLKYLVPAKYHKFLLLMTSIILFIVSLYRNYFFNISLAESIFLIHTVLFITCLIFFPLLLLIIQKIFKKESYS, encoded by the coding sequence ATGAAAAAACCATTGAGTACCGCCCAATTAGTCATATTATTATTCTTCTGTCGACACTACTCACTTTTAACCTATACCAATAGTGAACAAGCACTAGAAGCCAGTTTATACGCCATTGTAATAGCTGATATAATCAACCTACTATTTTTAATTCCTGTATTTTTATTGTTAAAAAAAAATCATTCACGTAACCTTATGGCAATCGCTCAAGATATTTCTCCATTTTTAAATAAGCTGATTTATCTTGTACTTTTTGTCTTTTTTATTCTCACTACCTTTATTTCATTAACCGAGTTTGGAACCTTTATGACAACTACTATTTTTCCAACTACTAGTTCGGCAATTATTCTGTTTAGCATGTTAATTTTTTGCATGTATGCTGCCATAAATGGACTAGAAACAATCGCCAAAACAGCTTCACTCCTTTTACCCATGATTATTATAGGGATTCTTCTTATTACCTTCTTTTCCATGTCTAATATTGATTTTGATAATTTTAGACCCATTTTAGAAAATCCAATCTTAACCATCATAAAACGTGCATGGACCATCTCAATTAGAAATATCGAATTAGTTGCGCTTATTTATTTACTGCCGTTTTTTAATGGAAGTAATAAAAAAGTGGTTGGTGGATTCTTAGGATCTTACACCGTGTCACACGCACTCTTAATCTTCATGACAATTGCTGTTCTTGGCGAATACGCCTATGTCCAACAATATCCCTCCTACTCTATTGCAACTGTCGCTAAATTTTCAATTTTCCAAAGACTTGATTCCTTATATATGGGGATTTGGGTCTTTACCGGATTTATTAGAATCTCTTTAAATCTGTGGTTATCTATCCATCTCTTAAAATATTTAGTTCCTGCTAAATATCATAAATTTCTTCTTTTAATGACTTCAATCATTTTATTTATTGTCAGCCTATATCGTAATTATTTCTTTAATATTTCATTAGCAGAATCTATTTTTCTTATTCATACGGTCCTATTTATCACTTGTCTCATCTTTTTCCCTCTACTATTGCTTATCATCCAAAAAATTTTTAAAAAGGAATCTTACTCATGA
- a CDS encoding spore germination protein yields the protein MFKFIRSKLSYLKNPSLYQYKPAHSSTNAELLSKNLTETLQRLKEKYHDSADLVIKETTIKGRKIAFITIESMVDMTQLSEMVLAPMMNLELNDIKKTNLSSFIKDHLAMGVDIKEISTYEEIFHMIMSGSVTILIDGYQEAIAFSMVGYAFRSPDEPSGETNIRGSREGFCEVIRINMTMVRRRLKSNHLKFELLQVGKKSNTDVCLMYLTDKADPELLAYIKDRLNKINLDVILDTGYLIPFLEGKPFSIFSDIGTTERPDFVCSKLSEGRIVLLVDGSPFAIFLPFFFSDHFQNLDDYTTQPVYVSFLRIIKYIAFILTTLLPGLYVALGNHHPELLPEILLYRIATSEQTTAFPLIYQALIIALIYEIMREAGLRLPRPVGTAVSIIGALVIGDAAVQAGLVGTPMVMIIALTAISEFVIPSLHVPSSFLRMTFILLGAALGLYGIALGICGLFINLCALHNTGYSYMTPLSPLKFKALKDTILRFSLKHTNSSMDNVNHSSNED from the coding sequence ATGTTCAAATTTATCCGAAGTAAACTATCTTATTTGAAGAACCCCTCACTTTATCAATATAAACCCGCTCATTCAAGTACTAACGCTGAACTACTTTCAAAGAATTTAACTGAAACGCTCCAAAGATTAAAAGAAAAATATCATGATTCGGCTGATTTAGTTATAAAAGAGACGACGATTAAAGGACGAAAGATTGCATTTATTACAATAGAATCTATGGTCGATATGACTCAGCTATCTGAAATGGTTCTAGCCCCAATGATGAACTTAGAATTAAACGACATAAAAAAAACAAATCTAAGTTCATTTATTAAAGATCACCTCGCGATGGGAGTTGATATTAAGGAGATTTCAACTTATGAGGAAATCTTTCATATGATTATGTCCGGATCAGTCACCATTCTAATTGATGGATATCAAGAAGCCATTGCATTCTCTATGGTCGGCTATGCATTTAGATCCCCCGATGAACCGTCAGGTGAAACTAATATACGCGGTTCTAGGGAGGGATTTTGTGAAGTCATTCGAATTAACATGACAATGGTTAGACGACGATTAAAATCTAATCATTTAAAATTTGAATTACTACAAGTCGGAAAAAAGAGCAACACAGATGTTTGTCTGATGTATTTAACCGATAAAGCAGATCCTGAATTATTAGCTTATATTAAGGATAGGCTAAATAAAATCAATTTAGACGTTATTCTGGATACAGGTTACCTGATTCCCTTTTTAGAAGGTAAACCCTTTTCAATCTTTTCAGACATCGGTACAACCGAAAGACCAGATTTTGTTTGTTCTAAACTTTCAGAAGGAAGAATTGTGCTTCTAGTAGATGGGTCACCCTTCGCTATTTTCTTACCTTTCTTTTTTTCTGATCATTTTCAAAATCTTGACGATTATACGACTCAACCTGTTTACGTATCATTTCTACGTATCATTAAATATATTGCCTTTATCCTCACTACCTTACTACCTGGGCTCTATGTTGCACTTGGAAATCATCATCCCGAACTACTACCTGAAATCTTACTCTACAGAATTGCTACTTCAGAGCAAACAACTGCTTTTCCTTTAATCTATCAAGCTTTAATCATTGCCTTAATCTACGAGATTATGCGTGAAGCTGGACTGCGTCTACCTCGGCCAGTTGGGACCGCAGTTAGTATTATTGGTGCTTTGGTAATAGGTGATGCTGCTGTTCAAGCTGGACTTGTCGGTACACCAATGGTCATGATTATTGCACTAACAGCCATTTCAGAATTTGTTATCCCTTCATTACATGTTCCATCCTCTTTTTTAAGAATGACTTTTATTTTATTAGGAGCTGCTCTTGGTTTATACGGGATTGCACTCGGTATATGCGGACTATTCATCAATTTATGCGCTCTCCATAATACAGGTTATTCTTATATGACTCCATTAAGTCCATTAAAATTTAAAGCCCTAAAAGATACAATATTGAGGTTTAGTCTTAAGCACACGAATTCTTCGATGGATAATGTTAACCATTCATCTAATGAAGACTAA
- a CDS encoding response regulator, translating to MRIIEMDRLVKIYDEVDTVGSPSWYTNLLELACGFFEYKVNENTWYVTEKVKQLLDVEGHSNRHSKSQSLFENESINEIIESFLLSPEVILTQDLLLRHKHEPWETLMIKCAKVFDDDKVLVVQGMIIDVTNKKRHDVIDGQLEKLQALGQLTSGVSHDFNNQLNGILGYVALMKTMTEDETLLRYMDGIERSVRHSTELTRQLLAFSHKPESKRMNIDLVPIVKDTVNMLKHTIDRRICIDLQIEPDEYFILGDSSQLNNAILNLCINARDAIKGQGRIELVLTHAQMESIPGNLLNTNITPNDYAILKITDTGCGIEERLQHKIFKPFFTTKEVGKGTGMGLAGVVDAIRSHNGALTLESVVGKGTTFTLYLPINHGIEEVINEESIPRGAGKILLIDDELSNLEITEALLESFGYSVVAFSDPKQAVKHYAKAANQYDCILLDVIMPGLSGVEAFKAIKLINPDAKVILLTGVSDRFELDFILRHGVDAYVPKPVDHYTLSSGVYSVINPKPFDVKPIKAEQLIELSMSLNISYALERIAGNVRLYLRIAHNFRKHFYMIVEHLPQLIESNLEDAIRTVHTIKGLSAQLGADELYEYSRELESALKAEAGFEDILSIFLEEFMEVTDELGRIEDQIKR from the coding sequence ATGAGAATTATTGAAATGGATAGGTTAGTTAAAATTTATGATGAAGTTGATACAGTGGGGAGTCCCTCGTGGTATACTAATTTATTAGAGTTGGCTTGCGGTTTTTTTGAATATAAAGTGAATGAAAATACTTGGTACGTAACGGAAAAAGTGAAACAACTTTTAGATGTTGAGGGGCATTCAAATCGTCATTCTAAATCTCAAAGTTTATTTGAAAATGAATCAATCAATGAAATCATTGAAAGTTTTTTATTGAGTCCAGAGGTTATTCTGACTCAGGATTTATTACTTCGTCATAAACATGAGCCATGGGAAACGTTAATGATAAAATGTGCAAAAGTGTTTGATGATGACAAAGTGTTAGTTGTTCAGGGGATGATTATTGATGTCACCAATAAAAAGCGCCATGATGTCATCGATGGGCAGTTAGAAAAATTACAGGCACTTGGTCAATTAACTAGTGGGGTTAGTCACGACTTTAATAATCAGTTAAATGGGATTTTAGGTTATGTAGCGCTCATGAAAACGATGACAGAAGATGAAACATTGCTTCGTTATATGGATGGGATTGAGCGATCAGTTCGTCATTCAACTGAATTAACGCGTCAGCTATTAGCTTTTTCACATAAACCGGAAAGTAAACGAATGAATATCGATTTAGTTCCCATCGTAAAAGATACAGTTAATATGTTAAAACATACGATTGATCGTCGAATTTGTATCGATTTACAAATTGAACCAGATGAATATTTTATTTTAGGGGATTCTTCGCAGCTTAATAATGCGATTTTAAATTTATGTATTAACGCTCGAGATGCTATTAAAGGTCAGGGGAGAATTGAATTAGTTTTAACACATGCTCAAATGGAGAGCATTCCTGGAAATCTTTTGAATACAAATATTACGCCTAATGACTATGCTATTTTAAAAATCACAGATACCGGTTGTGGAATTGAAGAACGTTTACAACATAAAATCTTCAAACCATTCTTTACAACAAAAGAAGTAGGAAAAGGAACCGGAATGGGACTTGCAGGAGTTGTCGATGCGATTCGCTCACATAATGGAGCACTTACATTAGAGTCAGTCGTTGGGAAAGGAACAACATTTACACTGTATCTTCCAATCAATCATGGAATTGAAGAAGTCATTAACGAAGAATCTATTCCACGGGGTGCGGGGAAGATTTTATTAATTGATGATGAACTATCAAATCTTGAAATTACGGAGGCGTTACTTGAGAGTTTTGGATATAGTGTGGTTGCTTTTTCAGATCCAAAACAAGCCGTTAAACATTATGCTAAAGCAGCAAATCAATATGATTGTATCTTGCTCGATGTTATCATGCCTGGTTTAAGTGGCGTGGAAGCTTTTAAAGCGATTAAGCTCATTAATCCGGATGCTAAAGTTATTTTATTAACGGGAGTTAGTGATCGTTTTGAGTTAGATTTCATTTTACGTCATGGAGTAGATGCATATGTTCCAAAACCGGTAGACCACTATACGTTATCAAGTGGTGTTTATAGTGTTATCAACCCTAAACCATTCGATGTTAAACCAATTAAAGCAGAACAGTTAATTGAGTTATCAATGTCTTTAAATATTTCATATGCTTTAGAACGCATTGCAGGAAACGTTAGGTTATATTTACGCATCGCTCATAATTTTAGAAAACATTTCTATATGATTGTAGAACATCTACCTCAGTTGATTGAATCGAACTTAGAAGATGCTATTCGAACGGTTCATACGATTAAAGGGTTATCCGCACAACTAGGAGCAGATGAGTTATACGAATATAGTCGTGAATTAGAATCTGCTTTAAAAGCTGAAGCGGGATTTGAAGATATTTTAAGTATCTTCCTCGAAGAGTTCATGGAAGTAACAGATGAACTAGGGCGTATTGAAGACCAAATTAAACGATAA
- a CDS encoding Ger(x)C family spore germination protein, with translation MIKKLIFSSFIFCFLTACTNIKPLSERLIVEVIGIDYDAQNGEYNLSIQLFTPQGRSSPTTIDPTQSNTKLVNATGESMYEALQNATLSIGNSFFYGDTRIIILGESASKNCFQEIMDFLSNFSETSANLMIVTTKGPASELLKLNITEGITPAVGITNLLKNSRLTGEGIELSYLEAMQGYLSKTLSPILPVVSLTQEKSSSETAVNGSSSEKNDSHSSSEISNTAPIKLDGTALFLNKKLIGYLNQNETKGLAIIRNKLDSTHYTAKIEKLKYANVSLYNLKSTIKVEQEGDQFSLKIIIKTQGDIKAFTFADNVNSLNDDDIRQLEKEIENQIKFDCEQTITKSMKEFNVDLFRIGDKVWKKDAKAYPKIRDNYADFIKNLDVTLDIHVNINRIGLENILK, from the coding sequence ATGATAAAAAAACTAATCTTCTCTTCTTTTATCTTCTGTTTTTTAACAGCCTGCACCAATATAAAACCTCTGAGTGAGAGATTAATTGTAGAGGTTATAGGAATAGATTATGATGCCCAAAATGGTGAATACAATTTGTCTATTCAACTATTTACACCACAGGGAAGAAGTAGTCCCACTACCATTGATCCTACTCAATCCAATACCAAACTAGTAAATGCTACAGGGGAAAGTATGTATGAAGCCTTACAAAATGCAACATTATCGATTGGTAATAGTTTCTTTTATGGAGATACACGTATTATTATTTTAGGAGAATCTGCTTCAAAAAACTGTTTCCAAGAAATCATGGATTTTTTAAGTAACTTTAGCGAAACGAGTGCTAATCTAATGATTGTCACAACTAAAGGCCCCGCTTCCGAATTATTAAAGTTAAATATCACAGAAGGGATTACTCCTGCTGTCGGGATTACTAATTTATTAAAAAACTCTCGACTTACAGGGGAAGGGATAGAACTCTCTTACCTCGAAGCGATGCAAGGATATCTTAGCAAAACCCTTTCTCCTATTTTACCAGTTGTTTCTTTAACACAAGAGAAATCTAGTAGCGAGACTGCTGTCAATGGAAGTTCTAGTGAAAAAAATGATAGTCATTCATCTTCCGAAATTTCAAATACTGCTCCAATTAAACTTGATGGCACGGCATTATTTCTCAATAAAAAATTGATTGGCTATCTTAATCAAAATGAAACAAAGGGTCTGGCTATAATTAGAAATAAGCTTGATTCAACTCATTACACGGCAAAGATAGAAAAACTTAAATATGCTAATGTATCACTCTACAACTTAAAATCAACTATTAAAGTTGAACAAGAAGGAGATCAATTTAGTTTAAAAATAATCATTAAAACCCAAGGAGATATCAAAGCCTTTACGTTTGCCGATAACGTAAATAGCTTAAATGATGACGATATCCGGCAATTAGAAAAAGAAATTGAAAATCAAATTAAATTTGACTGTGAGCAAACCATCACCAAGTCAATGAAAGAATTTAATGTTGATTTATTTAGGATAGGTGATAAAGTTTGGAAAAAAGATGCTAAAGCATATCCAAAAATTAGAGATAACTATGCTGATTTTATAAAAAACTTAGATGTCACACTCGATATCCATGTGAATATTAATCGAATTGGATTAGAAAATATCTTAAAATAA
- a CDS encoding glycosyltransferase family 4 protein, whose product MIYLLVISFCFILAVVITPYVIKLAHFTNAVDQPNQRKVHSKVMPRMGGLAIYIAFLIGYMVFNVKGKALDASEIAFIDAYFIASFVIIVTGMLDDMFELPAKPKALAQLVAALIMVSYGHFMIDKIYLPFIPVIDLGWLGGIVTVVWIVGVTNSINLIDGLDGLSSGISAISFGTMAFLAAFQGELFVATMCCLLLGSTLGFLVHNFHPAKVFMGDTGSLFLGFSVSVFSLLGYKNAAFVSFIVPIIVLSIPIFDTLWAIIRRTLNGQSPFAPDRGHVHHQLLDRNLGHVKSVLVLYGIALLFSLTAILYTVSSKFYGLVMLVIAIVVVELVFNTTGLFRSKSKNKKKAEEKVEGTTSSVE is encoded by the coding sequence ATGATTTACCTATTAGTCATAAGCTTTTGCTTTATTTTAGCGGTAGTAATTACGCCGTATGTGATTAAATTGGCTCATTTTACGAATGCAGTTGACCAACCAAATCAACGAAAAGTTCACAGTAAAGTGATGCCACGAATGGGAGGACTCGCTATTTACATTGCCTTTTTAATTGGATACATGGTATTCAATGTAAAGGGAAAGGCACTGGATGCGAGTGAGATTGCATTTATTGATGCCTACTTTATTGCCTCATTTGTCATTATCGTCACAGGAATGCTCGATGATATGTTTGAACTTCCAGCTAAACCGAAAGCATTGGCTCAACTAGTTGCAGCACTCATTATGGTCTCATACGGTCATTTTATGATTGATAAAATCTACTTGCCGTTTATTCCTGTTATTGATTTAGGCTGGTTAGGCGGAATCGTCACAGTTGTTTGGATTGTTGGGGTGACCAACTCGATTAACTTGATTGATGGATTAGATGGGTTGTCTTCTGGAATTTCTGCGATTTCATTTGGAACCATGGCGTTTTTAGCAGCTTTTCAAGGAGAACTTTTTGTTGCAACGATGTGTTGTTTATTACTAGGATCAACTCTTGGATTCTTAGTGCATAATTTCCATCCAGCTAAAGTGTTTATGGGAGATACAGGATCATTATTTTTAGGATTCTCAGTTTCTGTCTTTTCTTTACTTGGATATAAAAATGCAGCATTCGTCTCATTCATTGTTCCAATTATCGTTTTATCGATTCCAATTTTCGATACGCTATGGGCCATTATTAGACGTACATTAAATGGTCAATCACCGTTTGCACCAGACCGTGGACATGTTCATCATCAATTACTAGATCGTAATTTAGGGCATGTTAAAAGTGTTTTAGTGTTATATGGAATTGCTTTATTATTCTCGTTAACAGCTATTTTATATACTGTTTCATCGAAATTCTATGGATTAGTTATGTTAGTGATTGCGATTGTTGTTGTTGAGTTAGTCTTTAACACAACGGGGTTATTTAGATCAAAATCAAAAAATAAGAAGAAGGCAGAGGAGAAAGTTGAGGGAACGACCTCTTCTGTTGAATAA
- the tpiA gene encoding triose-phosphate isomerase: MRKPIIAGNWKMNKTRDEALQFIYAVKDNVVSSETVESVICAPFPYLRCLVKRQGNALRIGAQNMHFEENGAYTGEVAPDMLKGIGVSYVVLGHSERREMFNETDETVNKKVHAAFANHLIPIVCVGESLADREGGTTNEVVDTQTVKALEGLTPEQVKNVIIAYEPIWAIGTGRTATAAQANETIGYIRSVVERVYGTEVSEAVRIQYGGSVNPSNIKELMAQEHIDGALVGGASLDPQSFLALVNYQG; the protein is encoded by the coding sequence ATGAGAAAACCAATTATTGCTGGAAACTGGAAAATGAATAAAACACGAGATGAGGCGTTACAGTTTATTTATGCGGTTAAAGATAACGTTGTATCATCAGAAACTGTTGAATCAGTTATTTGTGCACCATTTCCATATTTACGTTGTTTAGTGAAACGTCAAGGAAATGCACTTCGTATTGGAGCACAAAATATGCACTTTGAAGAAAATGGTGCTTATACAGGTGAAGTTGCTCCGGATATGTTAAAAGGAATTGGTGTCTCTTATGTTGTGCTTGGTCACAGCGAGCGCCGTGAAATGTTTAATGAGACAGATGAAACAGTTAATAAAAAAGTTCATGCTGCTTTCGCGAATCATTTAATTCCGATTGTGTGTGTCGGTGAATCTTTAGCGGACCGTGAAGGTGGGACAACAAATGAAGTTGTCGATACTCAAACGGTGAAAGCTTTAGAAGGATTAACGCCAGAACAAGTAAAAAATGTTATCATTGCTTATGAACCAATTTGGGCTATTGGAACGGGGCGTACTGCAACAGCTGCACAAGCAAATGAAACCATTGGTTATATTCGCTCAGTTGTTGAACGAGTATATGGAACAGAAGTTTCTGAAGCTGTACGCATTCAATATGGTGGATCAGTTAATCCATCAAATATTAAAGAGTTAATGGCTCAAGAACATATTGATGGAGCATTAGTTGGTGGAGCATCACTTGATCCTCAATCATTCTTAGCTTTAGTTAATTATCAAGGATAA
- a CDS encoding YrvL family regulatory protein, producing the protein MKILKNILGYSAGILLLGAAMVLPILGLLWFSGIKYNSIWALFSYLALIMLLSFPIEALEKFVTHALSTGLNLSKQNMMRLDRTLDFLTSLWIIHFVDEWMPHVVISTTGEIIFAVLLILFTIFLEKKNKELDESLNE; encoded by the coding sequence GTGAAAATCTTAAAAAATATTCTGGGCTATAGTGCTGGAATTTTGCTCTTAGGGGCTGCCATGGTTCTTCCGATTCTTGGACTGTTATGGTTTTCTGGTATCAAATATAATTCTATCTGGGCATTATTTTCTTATTTAGCTCTTATTATGTTATTAAGCTTTCCAATCGAAGCTCTCGAAAAATTTGTAACCCATGCACTCAGTACTGGACTGAATCTCTCAAAACAAAATATGATGCGTTTGGATCGTACACTTGATTTCTTGACATCACTTTGGATCATTCATTTTGTAGATGAATGGATGCCTCATGTGGTTATTTCAACAACTGGAGAAATTATTTTTGCGGTGTTATTGATTTTATTTACGATTTTTTTGGAGAAGAAAAACAAGGAATTAGACGAATCATTGAATGAATAA